The following proteins are co-located in the Silene latifolia isolate original U9 population chromosome 1, ASM4854445v1, whole genome shotgun sequence genome:
- the LOC141610758 gene encoding F-box/kelch-repeat protein At5g15710 encodes MAEIGEPTGNGFTGVSSIRVDDGGSSIRVVSSTVVGSGSRNSSPLSRCATRNTSPMGRAGSRNTSPSRQKVIKTKPRGLDEESVATFAKAVHPDVQMEDNIWAMLPEDLLNEILARVPPFMIFRLRSVCKRWNSILQDSGFLKFHSQVPSHGPCLLTFWKNSQTAQCSVFSLPLKAWYRIPFTFLPPWAFWLVGSSGGLVCLSGLDGLTFRTLVCNPLTQAWRTLPSMHFNQQRQLIMVVDRKDRSFKLIATSDIYGDKSLPTEVYDSKLNSWSVHQMMPSVNLCSSKMAFCDSRLYLETLSPLGLMMYRLDSGYWEHIPAKFPRSLLDGYLVAGTRKRLFLVGRIGLYSTLQSMRIWELDHTKTLWVEISRMPPKYFRALLRLSAERYECFGQDNLICFTSWNQGKGLLYDVDKKIWSWIAGCALQSYNSQVCFYEPRFDASIL; translated from the coding sequence ATGGCTGAAATTGGGGAACCAACTGGAAATGGGTTTACTGGGGTTAGTTCGATTCGGGTAGATGATGGTGGTAGCTCTATACGAGTGGTTTCTTCGACTGTAGTCGGTAGTGGGTCTAGGAATTCGAGCCCTTTGAGCCGATGTGCGACAAGGAACACGAGTCCGATGGGCCGCGCAGGGTCTAGGAACACGAGTCCATCTAGGCAGAAGGTGATTAAAACGAAACCTCGGGGTTTAGATGAAGAGTCAGTGGCTACCTTTGCTAAAGCGGTTCATCCTGATGTTCAGATGGAGGATAATATATGGGCAATGCTGCCGGAGGATTTGTTGAATGAGATATTAGCTAGGGTTCCGCCTTTTATGATATTCCGGCTTCGTTCTGTTTGTAAGAGGTGGAATTCTATATTGCAAGATAGTGGTTTTCTCAAGTTCCACTCTCAAGTGCCTTCCCATGGGCCTTGCCTTTTAACATTCTGGAAGAACTCGCAAACGGCACAATGCTCGGTGTTTAGCTTACCCTTGAAGGCGTGGTATAGGATTCCATTTACTTTCTTGCCGCCATGGGCATTTTGGTTGGTTGGTTCCTCTGGAGGTCTTGTTTGCCTTTCGGGTTTGGATGGGTTGACTTTTAGAACCCTAGTTTGTAATCCCCTCACACAAGCTTGGAGGACACTGCCTAGTATGCATTTTAATCAGCAAAGGCAGTTAATTATGGTTGTTGATCGCAAGGACCGATCTTTTAAACTTATAGCCACTAGTGATATATATGGTGACAAGTCACTGCCTACTGAAGTTTATGATTCTAAATTGAACAGCTGGTCAGTCCACCAAATGATGCCTTCTGTTAACTTGTGCTCTTCAAAGATGGCATTTTGTGATTCAAGGTTGTATTTGGAAACTCTTTCTCCTCTTGGTTTGATGATGTATCGCCTTGACTCAGGGTATTGGGAGCACATCCCGGCAAAATTTCCCCGGTCCCTGTTGGATGGTTATTTGGTTGCTGGTACTCGGAAGCGCCTTTTTCTTGTTGGAAGGATAGGCCTTTATAGTACGCTGCAAAGTATGAGAATTTGGGAATTAGATCATACTAAGACCTTGTGGGTCGAGATCAGTAGGATGCCTCCTAAATATTTTCGAGCTTTACTGAGACTGTCAGCTGAGAGATATGAGTGTTTTGGACAAGATAATTTAATTTGCTTTACATCTTGGAACCAGGGAAAAGGCCTCCTTTATGACGTTGATAAAAAGATTTGGTCTTGGATTGCTGGCTGTGCTCTGCAGTCGTACAACAGCCAAGTATGCTTCTATGAGCCTAGGTTTGACGCATCTATCTTATGA